Within the Deinococcus sp. Leaf326 genome, the region TGTATCTCAACCGCTTGCTGCACTTCTTCACGAAAAACGCAGAATTTCTCGGCCAGCACGGCTATTCATTGTCCTACGCGAGGTGCAACTTCTGAGTAGGACGCATTGAGGACCTCATAGGAAATTCCTCGTCTCAGCAGCGAGAAAAGGAAAAGAGTAGGGGAAGGAAGGACTCAAGGCATTGGCGCAAACGTCTGCCTGATCTAAACGCAGATCCTCGACCGGCACCTGGGCAGGAAGAGAGCAAACTGCACCGTCACGGTGAGTAAGGTGGCACAATTGATCTGACGTAGCAATGACTTGAAAGTCACCTAAGAAGCGTCCAGGGCGAGCATTACGCGTCAGTCAGCTGGCTCACACAGGACATGAGAACGGCCGATCCTTCAGGGAACCGGCCGTCATCAAGTGCAGAGGTGTCGTTAGGGCTTGCGGCCCCAACCGGAGGACGCTGGGGGAGAAGCTTCCGGGGCTGCTGCAGGCGCCTCCGCGGCTGTCTTCCGGGGGGCACGCCCAGGGGTTTGAGCCACCTGGATGTTTTGGTAGAGCGTGGTGTACCGGTCCGGCTGAATGACCCGGCTCGCTGCCGCTTCAGGGGAAATGATCTTCATTCGCGCTGCCCGGGCGAGTTGCTCATCCATGAGCACCGACTCGGACGCGTTCGTCGTCATCTGGTCGTAATACTTGTTCAGGTCCCCACTCCCGTCCTTGATGAGGGTTTCGATGGGGCCTTCATTGAGCATGACTTCCAGGATGACCTGCTTGCCGCTGCCGTCCTGCTTAGGCACAAGCTGCTGGGTGATGACGGCGCGGAGCGAGGCGGCGAGCTGGGTCTTGATCAGGTTGACTTTGCCCTCTGAGGTCACGTCCAGAATGCGACTGATGGCCTGGGGCGCACTGTTGGTGTGCAGGGTGCCCAGGACCAGGTGACCGGTCTCGGCGGCGGTGAGGGCGGCTTCGATGGTTTCCGGGTCGCGCAGCTCGCCGACCAGGATGATGTCGGGCGTTTGCCGCAGGACGCCCCGGAGTGCCCGGGCGAAAGACTCCGTGTCGTTGTGGACTTCGCGCTGGGAGATGATGCTCTTGAGGTCCTCGTGCTGGAATTCGACCGGGTCCTCAATGGTGATGATGTTTTTGGCGAAGTTCTCGTTGATGTGCCGCACGAGTGCGGCGAGGGTGGTGCTCTTGCCCATGCCGGTGGGGCCCGTCACGAGGACCAGGCCTCGGGGTAACTCGACGAGCCGTTTGAGGAGGGGGATGATCTTTTCCTCGTTGATGAAAGTGAGGTCATCGAGGAGGGGCGGATTCTTCGGAATGGGGCGGAAGGTCAGGAAGGGACCGCCACTCTGGAAGGCGGCGTTTACGCGGAAGCGCAGGTTCTCCGTGCTGAACTGGAAATCAGCTTCCTGGTTCTTGCGGAATTCCTTGGCGGGCTCTTTCCCCATGATGAGCTCGACCAATTCGTCCATCTCGGAGATCTTGAGTTTCGGTAACCCCTCAACACTCTCCCAGGCGCCGTTAACTTTAACTTTGGGGTAGTTCCCGTGCTTGAAGATGATGTCGCTGGCTTTGTTACTCACCGCGAGTTCGAGGACATTGGAAACGTCTTCCAGTGTGGGGGTGAAGAGGGCCGGGTTGGCGAATTGATCGGCAAATTGGGGGGACGTGGGGTTATGCGTCATAGAAAAGCCTCTAAAGGGAAGGAAGGGGAGAAGGAAAGTCGGTAATGTAGGTTACACAGCTTCGGGATCGCTGGACGTCTCCTCTGCGACTTCGTTGAGGGCTTCTTCGAGATCCTCTACGGCGATGAGACCTTCAGCGACCTTGAGATAGCCGTCCTGGGCGAGCGTGAGCATGCCTTCCTGGCGGGCGATCATCTCCAGCTCGCGGGTCGGGGCGCCCTCGTTGATGCGGTCGCGCAGGGTGTCCGTGACCACCAGCAGTTCGTGGATGGGAAGACGACCCTGGCGACCCTTGATGCAGTGCTGGCAGCCCTCGGAATTGACGGTGCGGTACCTGTCCTTAGGGGCACGAACAGGGGAATCGGCCAGGATGCGGGCGACTCGCTCGGGGAGGGGCGCGGCAGTGGAGCAGTGCTGGCACATCTTACGCACGAGCCGCTGCGCCATGACGCCTTGCAACGACGGGGTGATGTTGTAGTTGGGCACACCCAGGTCGCGCAGGCGCTGCACGGCGCTGGCTGCGGTGATGGTGTGCAGCGTACTGAGGACCTGATGGCCGGTGTTCGCCATGGAGAGGCTGATCCTGGCGGTGACTGCATCACGGATCTCGCCGAGCAGGAGGATGTCCGGATCTTGACGCATCGCGGATCGCAGGCCGGCCTCGAAGGTATACCCGGTGGCCTCGTTGATCTGGGACTGGTTGACCCCAGGCAGGCGGTACTCGATAGGGTCTTCGAGCGTCTGGGTGTTGCGGTCAGGTTTGGCGATGCGCTTCAGGGTCGAGAGGAGCGTGAACGACTTCCCGGAGCCGGTCGGGCCGGTGACGAGCACGAGGCCTTCGGGTTTGCGGATGATCTGGAGGAAGCGGTCCAGGGTGTAGGGATTTAGGCCCAGGTTCTCGACTTCGGGAATGTCGGAGGCGTCCTTGAGGATCCGGAGGACGAGCTTCTCGTTGCCGTCCGTCTGGGGCATGGAGCTGACGCGGAGGTTGATGGTCCGGCCGGCGACGTGGAGGACGAGGCGGCTGTCCTGGGGGACGCGGTTGTTCCCGACGTCCATGCCGGCCATGAGCTTGACCACACGAACGATGTTGCCCATGCCGCTGCGCGCGATGGGGGACTGAAAGTTGGCCGTGAGTTTGCCGTCGATGCGCAGACGCACCTGCAGGCCGTTGATCATGGGTTCGATGTGGATATCCGAGGCGTTTTTGTTGACGCCTTCCAGGATGGTTTCGCGGACGAAGCGGGTGACGGCGTTGTTGGCGTCGTCGAGGGTCGCTTCGGGGATGGCGGTGTCGGTGGCGAGGTCTTCGTGAAGTTCACGCAGGACCGTGCCGGAGGTGTACTGCTCGCGGATCAACTGGTCGAGGACCGGCGTATCGACGACGCGGATTTCGACCTTGGGTTTGCCGCTGCGCTCGGCGACAGCCGTACGGATAAGCAGTTCCCGGTTCGGGGTGTCGGTCACGACGACGAAGACGTCGTTGCGGTCGATGTCGTAGGGGAAGACCCGTTGGGTGGTGCAGGTGTGCTGGTCGAGGAGGCTGGCGACACTGGCCGCAGGGGGCCGGACCTTGATATCGACGTATTCCATTCCGCGGGCGACGGCTTGCGCCTGGAGGGATTGCGCGGTGGTGATACGACCCGTCGAGAGGAGTTTTTGATCGAGCTTGGGATCCATGATTTCGTGGGCCTCGACCCGGCCATAGCCCAGCTGGATCAGGGCGTCGGCGATGCTGATGCGTCGGGGCTGGTCCCGGTGGGAGTCCCGGCTGGTGTGCACGGCATAGGTGTCCTTGCTTTCGGGCAGGGTCACGACGATGGGTTCGGGCGCAATGACCGGCTCCGCGACAGGGGGGATCGGAGCGGGCAGAGCTTCAGCAACAGGTGGGGCAGGGACCGCAGCAGGCTGGAGGGGCGCTGCAGCAGGCAGAGGGGCGGCTTGACTCGCGAGCTTGGCCACATCCACAGGGGGGACATACGCAATGGGGTCACTCACAGCGACCACAGGAGGGACGGGCGTGGCCTCGGCGCCGGCGGGCTCGGCTGCGACCGGAGTGACGACCGCAGGCTCTTGGGGCGCCGGGGGCATCCAGACCGGTTCCTTCGTCTGAGTGGGTTTTGGGTCCGGAATGAGCAGCTTGGGGGAGATGTAGGCGAGGTCAGCTTCTTGCAGGGGATTCGTGCTGGCCCGGACTTCTTCTCCTTCGGAGGTCAGTCCCAGGACGATCTCGCGCTCAGGGTCGAGGGTCTTGATGGACTTGACGGCGAGCGGGAAGCCCATGTCGATGAGGATGCCTGCGATCTTCTGTTCGTCGATAAAGCTGCGGGCCCGGCGGAGCAGTTCGTGGCTGCGGTCGGCTTCGGAAGCGTCATGCATGCCTTTGGGGAGGCTGAGGCGGCCGTAGTGCCAGACTTGGAGACTGAGGCCTTGCTTGAGGCGGGTTTCTAGGGTTTTGAGTTGATTGTCGCTCATGGTTCCTCGGGTAATTTAGGGGTGTAGCACGGCTGTAGACCTCTGTACTATGCGGCATCTTCTGGTTACCACTCCCGCCATCGCCAGGGCCGATAGTCGTCCAGCCACAAGTGAATCCAGTAGGCGAGCAGATAGCCGGGGACAGCAAACCACCAGAAGGCCTGTGGGCCAGGCAAGGCCTTCCAGGTCGTTGGGAAGGCCACCCCAGCGGCATGGAGGGCGAAGAGCGCGAGGGCAAGTACGCCGCCGAAGACGACCACAAAGTACAGGAGGAGCAGTGCCGG harbors:
- a CDS encoding type IV pilus twitching motility protein PilT produces the protein MTHNPTSPQFADQFANPALFTPTLEDVSNVLELAVSNKASDIIFKHGNYPKVKVNGAWESVEGLPKLKISEMDELVELIMGKEPAKEFRKNQEADFQFSTENLRFRVNAAFQSGGPFLTFRPIPKNPPLLDDLTFINEEKIIPLLKRLVELPRGLVLVTGPTGMGKSTTLAALVRHINENFAKNIITIEDPVEFQHEDLKSIISQREVHNDTESFARALRGVLRQTPDIILVGELRDPETIEAALTAAETGHLVLGTLHTNSAPQAISRILDVTSEGKVNLIKTQLAASLRAVITQQLVPKQDGSGKQVILEVMLNEGPIETLIKDGSGDLNKYYDQMTTNASESVLMDEQLARAARMKIISPEAAASRVIQPDRYTTLYQNIQVAQTPGRAPRKTAAEAPAAAPEASPPASSGWGRKP
- a CDS encoding ATPase, T2SS/T4P/T4SS family, producing the protein MSDNQLKTLETRLKQGLSLQVWHYGRLSLPKGMHDASEADRSHELLRRARSFIDEQKIAGILIDMGFPLAVKSIKTLDPEREIVLGLTSEGEEVRASTNPLQEADLAYISPKLLIPDPKPTQTKEPVWMPPAPQEPAVVTPVAAEPAGAEATPVPPVVAVSDPIAYVPPVDVAKLASQAAPLPAAAPLQPAAVPAPPVAEALPAPIPPVAEPVIAPEPIVVTLPESKDTYAVHTSRDSHRDQPRRISIADALIQLGYGRVEAHEIMDPKLDQKLLSTGRITTAQSLQAQAVARGMEYVDIKVRPPAASVASLLDQHTCTTQRVFPYDIDRNDVFVVVTDTPNRELLIRTAVAERSGKPKVEIRVVDTPVLDQLIREQYTSGTVLRELHEDLATDTAIPEATLDDANNAVTRFVRETILEGVNKNASDIHIEPMINGLQVRLRIDGKLTANFQSPIARSGMGNIVRVVKLMAGMDVGNNRVPQDSRLVLHVAGRTINLRVSSMPQTDGNEKLVLRILKDASDIPEVENLGLNPYTLDRFLQIIRKPEGLVLVTGPTGSGKSFTLLSTLKRIAKPDRNTQTLEDPIEYRLPGVNQSQINEATGYTFEAGLRSAMRQDPDILLLGEIRDAVTARISLSMANTGHQVLSTLHTITAASAVQRLRDLGVPNYNITPSLQGVMAQRLVRKMCQHCSTAAPLPERVARILADSPVRAPKDRYRTVNSEGCQHCIKGRQGRLPIHELLVVTDTLRDRINEGAPTRELEMIARQEGMLTLAQDGYLKVAEGLIAVEDLEEALNEVAEETSSDPEAV